A stretch of the Lactuca sativa cultivar Salinas chromosome 9, Lsat_Salinas_v11, whole genome shotgun sequence genome encodes the following:
- the LOC111921277 gene encoding probable (S)-N-methylcoclaurine 3'-hydroxylase isozyme 2 — protein MILGRLSMGEMIMFLIPSSLLFYFFFRMIKSSKEKPLPPGPYPWPIVGNLFQMRKKAHIRLAEMAQVHGPLISLRLGQRIVIVGSSSAAASEILKTHDHVLSGRHVPVLLRDKESTVHNMNLAFTSETGDGWRKIRNLYTSQIFSSKALESRANMRLEKVMEMVKYIASKSGENISIKDVMLVTATNIMGNISLSMDLVDFEGNGIGAKINDALRRFSSLGAQPQLADLYPIFGRWDIQSWKKKFMQIVEQELGTIWEDILKRKKNGRNISTDKKDFTDILIDKGCTHQQVNALMQELFSAGTESMGSTTEWLVAELLRNQEIMKKVSDEVRKKIDGNVVKESDLVHFPFLEACLKETLRLHPPGPLLLPHRATQTCEVMGYTIPKDSLILVNMWAIGRDPSIWDDPLSFKPERFMGSKLSYKGKDFEYLPFGAGRRMCPGEALASKTILTVVASLILNFDWFLVDNMNPEDINMEEVLDVAMHKKEPLHVTLKLREQVKTF, from the exons ATGATTCTGGGAAGACTTTCAATGGGAGAGATGATCATGTTCTTGATTCCTTCGTCACTCCTTTTCTACTTCTTCTTTCGTATGATTAAATCTTCTAAAGAGAAACCACTTCCACCAGGTCCATATCCATGGCCAATCGTAGGCAACCTTTTCCAAATGAGAAAGAAAGCACATATTCGTCTTGCGGAGATGGCTCAAGTGCATGGACCACTCATTTCACTACGTCTAGGTCAACGAATTGTCATTGTCGGGTCGTCATCTGCTGCAGCTTCTGAGATTCTCAAGACCCATGATCATGTGCTTTCGGGTCGACATGTACCAGTATTGCTTCGAGATAAGGAATCAACTGTTCACAATATGAATCTTGCCTTCACCTCAGAAACCGGTGATGGTTGGAGAAAAATCCGAAATCTCTATACATCACAGATTTTTTCAAGCAAAGCTCTTGAATCTCGAGCGAACATGAGACTAGAAAAAGTTATGGAGATGGTGAAGTACATAGCTTCAAAAAGTGGTGAGAATATAAGTATAAAGGATGTCATGCTTGTAACAGCTACTAACATCATGGGCAATATATCATTATCCATGGATCTTGTAGACTTCGAAGGCAATGGTATTGGTGCAAAGATTAACGACGCTTTAAGAAGATTTTCTTCGTTGGGTGCACAACCACAGTTAGCCGACTTGTATCCAATATTTGGTCGATGGGATATACAAAGCTGGAAGAAGAAGTTCATGCAGATTGTAGAACAAGAACTTGGAACTATTTGGGAGGATATACTCAAGAGGAAAAAAAATGGAAGGAATATTTCCACAGATAAAAAGGATTTCACTGATATTTTGATTGATAAAGGTTGTACACACCAACAAGTTAATGCTTTGATGCAG GAGCTATTTTCGGCTGGCACCGAGTCTATGGGTTCTACCACCGAGTGGTTAGTTGCAGAGCTTCTCAGAAACCAAGAGATAATGAAAAAGGTTAGTGATGAAGTCAGGAAAAAGATAGATGGGAATGTAGTCAAAGAGTCGGATTTGGTTCATTTTCCCTTTCTTGAAGCATGcttaaaggaaaccctaagattGCATCCTCCAGGACCACTTCTTCTGCCACATAGAGCTACACAAACATGTGAGGTGATGGGATACACGATTCCAAAAGATAGTCTAATACTGGTTAACATGTGGGCCATCGGTCGTGATCCAAGTATCTGGGATGACCCTTTAAGCTTCAAACCCGAAAGATTTATGGGATCAAAGTTGAGTTATAAAGGTAAAGACTTTGAATATCTGCCGTTTGGTGCCGGGAGAAGAATGTGTCCTGGTGAAGCACTGGCTTCCAAGACAATACTTACAGTCGTTGCTTCTTTGATTCTAAACTTTGACTGGTTCCTTGTCGACAACATGAATCCTGAAGATATTAACATGGAGGAGGTTTTGGATGTAGCAATGCACAAAAAAGAACCATTGCATGTAACTCTCAAGCTCCGAGAGCAGGTCAAGACTTTTTGA
- the LOC122196034 gene encoding FACT complex subunit SSRP1-like, with amino-acid sequence MLSFLVGSKQAFEVSIADVSQTQLQGKNDVILEFHVDDTTGANEKDSLMEISFQLKPSYVFSSHLSFNVVQIVTNLCKLIHTML; translated from the exons ATGCTGtcttttcttgttggttcaaAGCAAGCATTTgaagtctccatagctgatgtcTCCCAAACACAGCTACAAGGAAAGAATGATGTCATATTGGAATTCCATGTGGATGACACAACTGGTGCAAATGAG AAAGATTCTTTGATGGAGATAAGTTTTCAATTGAAGCCTTCTTATGTTTTTTCCTCTCATCTATCTTTTAATGTTGTTCAGATTGTAACTAATCTTTGCAAATTGATACATACCATGTTATGA